One part of the Desulfovibrio aminophilus DSM 12254 genome encodes these proteins:
- a CDS encoding type II toxin-antitoxin system HicB family antitoxin, whose translation MNVQHYSYRVIWSEEDQEFVGLCAEFPSLSWLDESQLAALEGIVHLVGEVITDMAKNNEQPPAPISQRKFSGHISLRTTPDVHRDLALSAAERGVSINRYINSLVTSRGASA comes from the coding sequence GTGAACGTACAGCACTACTCCTATCGTGTTATTTGGTCCGAAGAAGATCAAGAATTTGTGGGGCTTTGCGCTGAATTTCCCAGCCTTTCCTGGCTTGATGAAAGCCAGCTCGCCGCCTTGGAGGGAATTGTTCACCTTGTGGGCGAGGTGATCACTGACATGGCAAAAAACAATGAACAGCCCCCCGCGCCCATAAGTCAGCGAAAATTCTCGGGCCATATCTCTTTGCGGACTACCCCGGACGTGCACCGTGATCTTGCGCTTTCAGCAGCCGAACGTGGAGTGAGCATCAACAGGTACATCAATTCGCTTGTGACCAGCCGGGGGGCGTCTGCTTAA
- a CDS encoding conjugal transfer protein TraH, with the protein MRAILVWVLVFTLLIPSGAAAETWFDQFGDDLLIHDSGSWESQQRGYFAAGGISYRTRTNREPIFSITPPKMQIGCGGIDSFWGGFSFLNPEYLVKMFQNILQAAPAFAFKLALSSLCTQCDDAMSSLNSLANSLNSLAMDECKASQALTNLGGDSIASMLGAENPRGENKENSWLSQSLGMLTETADALRQKVDKVLEYEYCYGITNHDDLNKCKEYLTLEGSLWEKVKEKEAQTNPVWLSDEFIAMVRGMFGDIIFVPPGKGDGADSSKSTGTVNFVTSCETEPIQYINAMLEQSDTPHIKVGFRYQTGECVQEALPVNLRVGQKAKIGMDELFNLMATNPSGDLSEPAKTVIGQSSLPIYQIINTYAFRMRDTGQFASSAERQTLTSMAALGHALFIMNATVNKAYQLITKNKQGLQNARVAQMGSHDSFEQGFAVISDNINQFKQQIYHQTNFVQTEFQQNMQTIMEYTEMRSKLQGFVRNKGLI; encoded by the coding sequence ATGCGGGCCATCCTTGTTTGGGTGCTGGTCTTCACTCTTCTGATTCCCTCGGGAGCCGCGGCTGAAACATGGTTTGATCAATTTGGCGACGATTTGTTGATCCATGACTCAGGTTCCTGGGAATCACAGCAGCGCGGGTACTTCGCAGCCGGCGGAATATCTTACCGCACTCGGACCAACCGCGAACCTATTTTTTCCATCACGCCGCCCAAAATGCAGATCGGTTGCGGCGGCATCGACTCCTTTTGGGGTGGCTTTTCTTTCCTGAACCCGGAGTACCTGGTGAAGATGTTTCAGAATATCCTCCAGGCAGCCCCGGCTTTTGCTTTCAAGCTCGCGCTTTCCTCTCTCTGCACGCAGTGCGACGATGCCATGAGTTCCTTGAACTCCCTGGCAAACTCTTTGAACAGCCTGGCGATGGACGAATGCAAGGCGTCCCAGGCCCTCACTAATTTGGGCGGCGACTCCATCGCTTCCATGTTGGGCGCGGAGAATCCCCGCGGAGAGAATAAAGAAAATTCTTGGCTTTCCCAATCCCTGGGCATGTTGACCGAAACTGCTGACGCATTGAGACAAAAAGTCGATAAGGTTTTGGAATATGAATATTGCTATGGCATCACCAACCATGATGATCTGAATAAATGCAAGGAATACCTCACACTTGAAGGCAGTCTGTGGGAAAAAGTAAAAGAAAAAGAAGCTCAGACCAATCCTGTTTGGTTGAGTGATGAATTCATTGCCATGGTACGCGGGATGTTTGGAGACATTATTTTCGTTCCTCCTGGAAAAGGAGATGGGGCTGATTCATCTAAATCAACTGGAACAGTCAACTTTGTTACTTCATGTGAAACAGAGCCGATTCAGTATATTAACGCGATGCTTGAACAATCAGATACGCCACACATTAAGGTCGGATTTCGCTATCAGACTGGAGAATGTGTTCAAGAAGCTTTGCCTGTCAATCTTCGAGTTGGACAAAAGGCAAAAATTGGTATGGATGAACTTTTTAACCTTATGGCGACTAATCCATCTGGGGATTTAAGTGAGCCTGCAAAAACTGTAATTGGACAAAGTTCATTGCCAATTTATCAAATCATTAACACGTATGCATTTAGAATGAGAGATACTGGGCAATTCGCATCTAGTGCTGAGCGGCAAACATTAACATCAATGGCTGCGCTCGGCCATGCGCTATTCATTATGAACGCTACTGTAAATAAGGCATATCAATTAATTACTAAAAACAAACAAGGACTTCAAAATGCCAGAGTAGCCCAAATGGGGTCACATGACTCATTTGAGCAAGGTTTTGCCGTAATTTCAGACAATATAAATCAGTTTAAACAACAAATTTATCATCAAACAAATTTTGTGCAAACTGAATTTCAACAAAACATGCAGACAATAATGGAATATACGGAAATGAGATCAAAATTACAAGGGTTCGTCAGGAATAAGGGTTTGATATAA
- a CDS encoding recombinase family protein, which translates to MSEVGYVRVSTTDQKTDRQLDGVKLDKVFEEKASAADTARPQLQACMEYVREGDTLHVHSIDRLARNLQDLLALLQTFTGKGVAVQFHKESLTFTGQDNPFQKLHFQIIGAVAEFERALIKERQREGIAKAKAQGKHLGRERKLAPDMERVIRDRAVGGADKSALAREYGISRQTLYRVIKRGALVGLNNSTQEMRNFK; encoded by the coding sequence GTGTCCGAAGTTGGATATGTTCGGGTGAGCACCACGGATCAGAAGACGGACAGGCAGCTTGACGGTGTGAAGCTGGACAAGGTGTTTGAGGAGAAGGCCAGTGCGGCGGACACGGCTAGGCCCCAGCTTCAAGCCTGCATGGAGTACGTCCGGGAAGGGGACACCCTGCACGTCCATTCCATTGACCGACTGGCCCGGAACCTTCAAGACCTCCTGGCCCTGCTCCAGACCTTCACAGGCAAGGGCGTGGCCGTCCAGTTCCACAAGGAGAGCCTGACCTTCACCGGCCAGGACAACCCGTTCCAGAAGCTTCATTTCCAGATTATAGGTGCGGTAGCCGAGTTCGAGCGGGCGCTCATCAAGGAACGGCAGCGGGAGGGCATTGCCAAAGCCAAGGCCCAGGGCAAGCACCTGGGCAGGGAGAGGAAGCTGGCCCCGGACATGGAACGGGTGATCCGCGACAGGGCCGTAGGCGGGGCGGATAAGTCTGCCCTGGCTCGGGAGTACGGGATCAGCCGCCAGACGCTTTATCGAGTCATCAAGAGAGGCGCTTTGGTGGGCTTGAATAATTCAACCCAGGAAATGAGGAATTTTAAATGA
- a CDS encoding transferase, translated as MLQLQRLTESIIARINVNLRKHGFDAGKSLREQIRMDQFTNFYAFYGLTSEHPLLFRFERSSLSGSYLLGKCVVLDSIVYKSDVRGDELKRRTGRFDVEGMPVPMHTDESIHIRDSYLIKTLVHNFSHDPMYPESFPIHNTASMFYANIHGSPSEGCFMGAFSTVDLTTVRNCVIGDFAYVQTGELFGERVEPGHIWIRSEGNFDFSYKHPKSVLKRYVGSEPGKRPDGVFMKFLDQRKPDYERVFGYLYATEPEHTAKGSFVSRYSVVKGKSHIGENALVAQRAYVEESWLGKGANAQENCYILHSRLDGLDVTAHGGKVIHTRLGRKVFVGFNAFLRGTPEFKLKIGEGGIVMPHTIIDLREPLEIPPATIVWGYVRCAEDLKRNSISIEELSKVRGRIKVGGMTFEGDGGTFVTGFAGRIEHILEANGAFYDGFDNAGHAQMTKNIKYNIIQPYSDTDLMGIYPSMRIYPMEYQS; from the coding sequence ATGCTGCAACTTCAGCGACTGACCGAAAGCATCATCGCCCGCATCAACGTCAACCTGCGCAAGCACGGCTTCGACGCGGGCAAGTCCCTGCGGGAGCAGATCCGCATGGACCAGTTCACCAACTTCTACGCCTTCTACGGACTGACCTCCGAGCACCCGCTCCTGTTCCGCTTCGAGCGTTCCAGCCTCTCGGGCAGCTACCTGCTGGGCAAATGCGTGGTGCTCGACTCCATCGTCTACAAGAGCGACGTGCGCGGCGACGAACTCAAACGCCGAACCGGCCGTTTCGACGTGGAGGGCATGCCCGTGCCCATGCACACCGACGAGAGCATCCACATCCGCGACAGTTACCTCATCAAGACCCTGGTGCATAATTTCTCCCACGATCCCATGTACCCGGAGAGTTTCCCGATCCACAACACGGCCTCGATGTTCTACGCCAACATTCACGGTTCCCCCTCCGAAGGCTGCTTCATGGGGGCCTTCTCCACCGTGGATCTGACCACGGTACGCAACTGCGTCATCGGGGACTTCGCTTACGTGCAGACCGGCGAACTGTTCGGCGAGAGAGTCGAACCCGGGCACATCTGGATCCGCTCCGAGGGGAATTTCGACTTCAGCTACAAACACCCGAAAAGCGTGCTCAAGCGCTATGTGGGCTCCGAGCCGGGCAAGCGCCCGGACGGGGTGTTCATGAAGTTCCTGGACCAACGCAAGCCGGACTACGAGCGGGTCTTCGGCTACCTCTACGCCACCGAGCCCGAGCACACGGCCAAGGGCAGCTTCGTCAGCCGCTACAGCGTGGTCAAGGGCAAGAGCCACATCGGCGAGAACGCCCTGGTGGCGCAACGGGCCTACGTCGAGGAATCCTGGCTGGGCAAGGGCGCAAACGCCCAGGAGAACTGCTACATCCTGCACTCCCGACTCGACGGTCTGGACGTGACCGCCCACGGCGGCAAGGTCATCCACACCCGCCTGGGCCGCAAGGTCTTCGTGGGCTTCAACGCCTTCCTGCGCGGCACTCCGGAGTTCAAGCTCAAGATCGGCGAGGGAGGCATCGTCATGCCCCACACCATCATCGACCTGCGCGAACCCCTGGAGATTCCGCCCGCCACCATCGTCTGGGGCTACGTGCGCTGCGCCGAGGATCTCAAGCGCAACAGTATTTCCATCGAAGAACTGAGCAAGGTGCGCGGCAGGATCAAGGTGGGCGGGATGACCTTCGAGGGTGACGGCGGGACCTTCGTCACCGGCTTCGCCGGGCGCATCGAGCATATCCTGGAAGCCAACGGGGCCTTCTACGACGGCTTCGACAACGCGGGGCACGCCCAGATGACCAAGAACATCAAGTACAACATCATCCAGCCCTATTCCGACACGGACCTCATGGGCATTTACCCGAGCATGCGCATCTACCCCATGGAATACCAGTCCTGA
- a CDS encoding response regulator, whose amino-acid sequence MNRTAPVSVILVDDEVSFVTVLAKRLALRGLDSLATTSGPQAIQALRSRDFDVAVLDLKMDRMDGMEVLRLFRQMLPSMRVIMLTGHGGETEARQAIMAGAYDYIIKPCEFEDLLAKIEKAADAARRSRDENTS is encoded by the coding sequence ATGAACCGGACGGCTCCCGTCAGCGTCATCCTCGTGGACGATGAGGTCTCCTTCGTCACCGTGTTGGCGAAACGTCTGGCCCTGCGCGGTCTCGACTCCCTCGCAACCACCAGCGGCCCGCAGGCCATCCAGGCGTTGCGCAGCCGCGACTTCGACGTGGCCGTGCTGGACCTGAAGATGGACCGCATGGACGGCATGGAGGTGCTGCGTCTCTTCCGACAGATGCTGCCCTCCATGCGAGTCATCATGCTCACCGGCCACGGCGGCGAGACCGAGGCCCGCCAGGCGATCATGGCCGGAGCCTACGACTACATCATCAAACCCTGCGAATTCGAGGATCTTCTGGCCAAGATCGAAAAGGCGGCCGACGCGGCCCGCCGGAGCCGAGACGAAAACACGTCCTGA
- a CDS encoding response regulator, protein MTMAKVLLIDDESGFLEVLSKRLETRNLSIVTALSGEAGLKALGKDHALDVVILDVKMPGLDGIQTLQMIKKDFPLAEVIMLTGHATVETAIEGMKLGAFDYLMKPCDIDLLVQKVQEAKEKKAKHEEKIVQAQLKEITSRMA, encoded by the coding sequence ATGACCATGGCCAAGGTTCTGCTCATCGACGACGAGTCCGGCTTCCTCGAGGTGCTCTCCAAGCGCCTGGAAACGCGCAATCTGTCCATAGTCACGGCCCTGAGCGGCGAGGCGGGGCTCAAGGCTCTGGGCAAGGACCACGCCCTGGACGTGGTCATCCTGGACGTGAAGATGCCCGGCCTGGACGGCATTCAGACCCTGCAAATGATCAAGAAGGACTTCCCCCTGGCCGAGGTGATCATGCTCACCGGCCACGCCACGGTGGAGACCGCCATCGAGGGCATGAAGCTCGGAGCCTTCGACTACCTCATGAAGCCCTGCGACATCGACCTGCTCGTGCAGAAGGTCCAGGAGGCCAAGGAAAAGAAGGCCAAGCATGAGGAAAAGATCGTGCAGGCCCAGTTGAAGGAGATCACGAGCCGCATGGCCTAG
- a CDS encoding sensor histidine kinase encodes MAKCSVIQGEAQRQQADKRLEYAKFRRAMTLVVTAVSMTPLLLLSAVLYFSYHAVYEGKVFDHLEAVVERHALAIDEFLFERRQNVRMQVDSYTYEQLRDESLLNDRLRKMQSNYSNDYVDLGLVDEKGLQPAYAGPFRLLQADYGAAPWFRQAIAEDRFISDVFSGIRGTPHFIVTARGRKTGGEAFILRATIDFAHFNERVRQIRMGTTGLAFLVNRQGEFQTNLRPDETVDHAALAELAARDFSKSLPAHLEKANPQNQTMIYVAYPLKMKDWILVFQQEKHEAFSHLYNAQLISVSVLLLGGLAIVGTALALIRRMVQRISAAEQDQEVLQKQVVETGKLAAIGELAAGIAHEINNPLAIMVEHAGWIDDLMKGENTSGMKNFQEMQNSLKEIEIQGRRCKEITHKLLSFARRTDSRVQETQLNDLMQEVAGVSAQKARYGNTLIRLDLDPDLPTVHISPTEMQQVLLNLVNNAIDAMNKPEGVIVMRSHRDGPWVVLEVEDNGQGIPQANMPRIFEPFFTTKPVGKGTGLGLSICYGIIDKSGGTISVDSTPGQGTAFTVRLPATLPGSTAETQQPESIPNKGDDI; translated from the coding sequence ATGGCGAAATGCAGTGTGATCCAGGGAGAAGCGCAACGGCAACAGGCCGACAAGCGCCTGGAATACGCCAAATTCCGCCGGGCCATGACCCTGGTGGTCACGGCCGTGTCCATGACCCCTCTCCTCCTTCTGAGCGCCGTGCTCTACTTCAGTTATCACGCGGTCTACGAGGGCAAGGTCTTCGATCACTTGGAGGCGGTGGTGGAGCGTCACGCCCTGGCCATCGACGAGTTCCTCTTCGAGCGTCGCCAGAACGTGCGCATGCAGGTGGATTCCTACACCTACGAACAGTTGCGCGACGAGTCCCTGCTCAACGACCGCCTGCGCAAGATGCAGAGCAACTACTCCAACGACTACGTGGACCTCGGCCTGGTGGACGAGAAGGGCCTGCAGCCGGCCTACGCCGGGCCCTTCCGCCTGCTCCAGGCGGACTACGGCGCGGCCCCCTGGTTCCGGCAGGCCATCGCCGAGGACCGCTTCATCAGCGACGTATTCTCGGGAATCCGGGGCACCCCGCACTTCATCGTCACGGCCCGGGGTCGCAAGACTGGCGGAGAGGCGTTCATTCTCAGGGCGACCATCGATTTCGCCCACTTCAACGAGCGCGTGCGCCAAATCCGCATGGGAACCACCGGCCTGGCCTTCCTGGTCAACCGCCAGGGCGAGTTCCAGACGAACCTGCGGCCCGACGAAACCGTGGACCACGCCGCCCTGGCCGAGTTGGCCGCCCGCGACTTCTCCAAGAGCCTGCCCGCGCATCTGGAGAAGGCCAACCCCCAGAACCAGACCATGATCTACGTGGCCTACCCCCTGAAGATGAAGGACTGGATCCTGGTCTTCCAGCAGGAGAAACACGAGGCGTTCTCGCACCTCTACAACGCCCAGCTCATCTCGGTCAGCGTCCTGCTCCTGGGCGGCTTGGCCATTGTCGGCACGGCCCTGGCGCTGATCCGGCGCATGGTCCAGCGCATCTCCGCCGCCGAGCAGGACCAGGAAGTGCTCCAGAAACAGGTGGTGGAGACCGGCAAGTTGGCGGCCATCGGCGAGCTGGCCGCCGGCATCGCCCACGAGATCAACAACCCGCTGGCCATCATGGTCGAGCACGCGGGCTGGATCGACGACCTGATGAAGGGCGAGAACACCTCCGGAATGAAGAACTTCCAGGAGATGCAGAACTCGCTCAAGGAGATCGAAATCCAGGGCCGCCGCTGCAAGGAGATCACCCACAAGCTGTTGAGCTTCGCCCGGCGCACCGACTCCCGGGTGCAGGAGACCCAGCTCAACGACCTCATGCAGGAGGTGGCCGGGGTCTCAGCCCAGAAGGCCCGCTATGGCAACACCCTCATCCGCCTGGACCTGGACCCGGACCTGCCCACGGTGCACATCTCGCCCACGGAGATGCAGCAGGTGCTCCTCAACCTGGTGAACAACGCCATCGACGCCATGAACAAGCCCGAGGGCGTCATCGTCATGCGCTCGCACCGGGACGGCCCCTGGGTCGTGCTGGAGGTCGAGGACAACGGCCAGGGCATCCCCCAGGCCAACATGCCCCGCATCTTCGAGCCCTTCTTCACCACCAAGCCGGTGGGCAAGGGCACGGGGCTCGGATTGTCCATCTGTTACGGCATCATCGACAAGAGCGGCGGGACCATCTCCGTGGACAGCACCCCGGGACAGGGCACCGCATTCACGGTGCGGCTGCCCGCGACCCTGCCCGGCTCCACCGCCGAAACCCAGCAACCGGAATCGATCCCGAACAAAGGAGACGACATATGA
- a CDS encoding SLC13 family permease has product MSTAEAVEPQKLDLKRIFFILLGVALFVTVYFSPSWPDAVDPLGKHFALSREGKGALAVFLLAGVWWVFEVVPIGVTSLMIGILQALFFIRKPDVAFKDFMDPSVLFIFGSIVIGLVFTKTGLTKRMAYKMLMIVGEKTSMIMLGCFLVTVFLTHLMAHTAVAATMFPLFMTIYSLYDEEMKPSKFGKAMFIGLAYVCGAGSIITLLGAARGIVALGFYKELAGKEVSFFEFTYYFAPIGWVMTFLLWGFFMVLFKPEKPVIHGLREKAATLYKALGPVSAKEITAALLIGGVIVFMSLQSFIPAIKPLNKSAIMLVCTVLFFVFNILDIKDLEDIPWNIILLFSGAMSIGFCLWETEAAKWLAVNWLAMFKEANWFIFVMGVAFFVLVMTNFIMNVAAIAISLPVALVLCPYLGVAPEVILYASLVCAGMPFLLLVGAAPNAIAYNSRLFTSGEFFRYGLIASVLLLAVLALFITVIWPIMGMPVTLAG; this is encoded by the coding sequence ATGAGCACCGCAGAAGCCGTCGAACCGCAGAAGCTCGATCTCAAGAGAATCTTCTTCATCCTCCTGGGAGTGGCGTTGTTCGTCACCGTCTACTTCTCCCCGTCCTGGCCCGACGCCGTGGACCCCCTGGGCAAGCACTTCGCCCTGTCCCGCGAGGGCAAAGGCGCGCTGGCAGTGTTCCTCCTGGCGGGCGTCTGGTGGGTCTTCGAGGTGGTCCCCATCGGCGTAACCTCGCTCATGATCGGCATCCTGCAGGCCCTCTTCTTCATCCGCAAGCCGGACGTGGCCTTCAAGGACTTCATGGACCCCTCGGTGCTCTTCATCTTCGGCTCCATCGTCATCGGCCTGGTCTTCACCAAGACCGGACTGACCAAGCGCATGGCCTACAAGATGCTCATGATCGTAGGCGAGAAGACGAGCATGATCATGCTCGGATGCTTCCTCGTCACCGTGTTCCTGACTCATCTCATGGCCCACACCGCCGTGGCGGCGACCATGTTCCCCCTGTTCATGACCATCTACTCCCTCTACGACGAGGAGATGAAGCCCTCGAAGTTCGGCAAGGCCATGTTCATCGGCCTAGCCTACGTCTGCGGCGCGGGCTCGATCATCACCCTGCTCGGCGCGGCGCGCGGCATCGTGGCCCTGGGCTTCTACAAGGAGCTGGCGGGCAAGGAAGTGAGCTTCTTCGAGTTCACCTACTACTTCGCGCCGATCGGCTGGGTCATGACCTTCCTGCTCTGGGGCTTCTTCATGGTCCTCTTCAAGCCCGAAAAGCCGGTGATCCACGGCCTGCGCGAAAAGGCCGCCACCCTGTACAAGGCCCTGGGCCCGGTCAGCGCCAAGGAGATCACCGCCGCCCTGCTCATCGGCGGAGTCATCGTCTTCATGTCCCTGCAGTCCTTCATCCCGGCCATCAAGCCCCTGAACAAGTCGGCGATCATGCTCGTCTGCACGGTGCTCTTCTTCGTCTTCAACATCCTGGACATCAAGGACCTGGAAGACATTCCCTGGAACATCATCCTGCTTTTCAGCGGCGCCATGAGCATCGGCTTCTGCCTCTGGGAGACCGAGGCCGCCAAGTGGCTGGCCGTGAACTGGCTGGCCATGTTCAAGGAGGCCAACTGGTTCATCTTCGTCATGGGTGTGGCCTTCTTCGTTCTGGTTATGACCAACTTCATCATGAACGTGGCGGCCATCGCCATCTCCCTGCCCGTGGCCCTGGTGCTCTGCCCCTACCTTGGAGTGGCCCCGGAGGTCATCCTCTACGCCTCCCTGGTCTGCGCGGGCATGCCCTTCCTGCTCCTGGTGGGCGCGGCGCCCAACGCCATCGCCTACAACTCCAGACTCTTCACCAGCGGTGAGTTCTTCCGTTACGGCCTCATCGCCAGCGTCCTGCTCCTGGCGGTCCTGGCCCTGTTCATCACCGTGATCTGGCCCATCATGGGCATGCCCGTAACCCTGGCCGGCTAG
- a CDS encoding dinitrogenase iron-molybdenum cofactor biosynthesis protein yields MKPKFLIAIRDNDVAARLDQCLEVLIVQLDDKGRPLSRKNLVLAKPSDKEICRIAQAEGVGAVICGAVDEEISLYLTWKSVQVIDDVIGPVEGVLRLHAQGRLTRSTIIPDETAKRMVQNVSNETF; encoded by the coding sequence GTGAAGCCCAAATTCCTGATCGCCATCCGCGACAACGACGTCGCGGCCCGCCTGGACCAGTGTCTGGAAGTGCTCATCGTGCAGCTCGACGACAAGGGTCGCCCGCTCTCGCGCAAGAACCTCGTGCTGGCCAAGCCCTCGGACAAGGAAATCTGCCGCATCGCCCAGGCCGAAGGAGTCGGCGCGGTGATCTGCGGAGCGGTGGACGAGGAAATATCCCTCTACCTGACCTGGAAATCCGTGCAGGTCATCGACGACGTCATCGGGCCGGTGGAGGGCGTGTTGCGGCTCCACGCCCAAGGCCGCCTGACGCGCTCGACCATCATCCCGGACGAAACCGCCAAGCGAATGGTTCAAAATGTTTCAAATGAAACATTTTGA
- a CDS encoding sigma-54 interaction domain-containing protein, with translation MRLWKGIHHMAALGADTLLDKLPFATAVITPGRRVLFLNRAMEALTGFSRDEALGLRCDCVLRCSVCLDDCPLAAAGNQDKPLSLEGDVINRDRRRLPVRLSLSAVPDDTGAPAFYLETLEERPGGIRPALEGGPMSFSRIIGRSPAMERLFETLPAVAQTDSSLLITGETGTGKDVLAEAIHQASPRSKGPFIKVNCGALPESLLESELFGHRKGAFTGAVKDKPGRIQLAEGGTLFLTEVGDLPLPLQVKLLSFLDDRVVYPLGGTSGVVTNVRLIAATHHDLEAAVAAGRFRQDLMFRLNVIRLHLPPLRDRGVDVRLLLDHFLNVCSAQLGKNVLGLDERALATLMGHPYPGNVRELRNIVEYACTMCRGEQITASDLPAYLKPQAPAPDEARAAEPEQPQHGAPQADYAELERGRMLKALLEAGGRKGKAAQALGLSRTTFWRKLKSHGFAGEKKP, from the coding sequence GTGCGACTCTGGAAGGGCATCCACCACATGGCGGCCTTGGGCGCGGACACGCTGCTGGACAAGCTGCCCTTCGCCACGGCCGTGATCACCCCGGGACGCCGCGTCCTCTTCCTCAACCGCGCCATGGAGGCTCTCACGGGCTTCTCCCGCGACGAGGCCCTGGGCCTGCGCTGCGACTGCGTGTTGCGCTGCAGCGTCTGCCTGGACGACTGCCCCCTGGCCGCGGCCGGCAATCAGGACAAGCCCCTGTCTCTGGAAGGCGACGTGATCAACCGCGACCGAAGACGGCTGCCGGTGCGCCTGAGTCTGTCCGCCGTGCCCGACGACACCGGCGCGCCCGCCTTCTACCTTGAAACCCTGGAGGAGCGACCCGGCGGCATCCGCCCGGCCCTGGAAGGCGGGCCCATGAGCTTTTCACGCATCATCGGCCGTTCCCCGGCCATGGAGCGCCTGTTCGAAACCCTGCCCGCCGTGGCCCAGACCGACTCCTCCCTGCTCATCACCGGCGAGACCGGCACGGGCAAGGACGTGCTGGCCGAGGCCATCCACCAGGCCTCGCCCCGCTCCAAGGGCCCGTTCATCAAGGTGAATTGCGGAGCCCTGCCGGAATCCCTGCTGGAGAGCGAACTTTTCGGTCATCGCAAAGGAGCCTTCACCGGCGCGGTGAAGGACAAGCCGGGCCGCATCCAGCTGGCCGAGGGCGGCACGCTCTTCCTCACCGAGGTGGGCGACCTGCCCCTGCCGCTGCAGGTGAAGCTCCTGAGTTTCCTGGACGACCGCGTGGTCTACCCCCTGGGCGGCACGTCGGGCGTGGTGACCAACGTGCGGCTCATCGCGGCCACGCATCACGACCTGGAGGCCGCCGTGGCCGCCGGACGCTTCCGCCAGGATCTCATGTTCCGGCTCAATGTCATCCGCCTCCACCTGCCGCCGCTGCGCGACCGGGGCGTGGACGTGCGCCTGCTGCTGGACCACTTCCTCAACGTCTGCTCGGCTCAATTGGGCAAAAACGTGCTGGGGCTGGACGAACGGGCCCTGGCCACGCTCATGGGTCACCCCTATCCGGGCAATGTGCGCGAGCTGCGCAACATCGTGGAGTACGCCTGCACCATGTGCCGGGGCGAACAGATCACGGCCTCGGACCTGCCGGCCTACCTGAAGCCCCAGGCGCCCGCCCCGGATGAGGCCCGCGCCGCCGAGCCGGAGCAGCCCCAACACGGCGCGCCCCAGGCCGACTACGCCGAATTGGAGCGCGGCCGGATGCTCAAGGCCCTGCTGGAGGCCGGGGGCCGCAAGGGCAAGGCGGCCCAAGCCCTGGGCCTTTCGCGCACGACCTTCTGGCGCAAGCTGAAGAGCCACGGCTTCGCCGGGGAGAAGAAGCCGTGA
- a CDS encoding histidine phosphatase family protein codes for MGLTVHLLRHGAVEPETPWRFLGRREVPLSAKGRAQARFWREALADVPFQAAWCSDLGRCRETASIILAGRKVTIEPLPGLGEIDLGQWDGLSREEVRQRFPGQYEARGRDLAAFRPPGGESFQNLQDRAWAALVPRLERAEGHALVVAHAGTNRALLCRILDMPLGHVFRLGQDSGCRNVLDWRSDGPRLLLLNQQPTPVPA; via the coding sequence GTGGGACTGACCGTTCACCTCCTGCGCCACGGCGCGGTGGAGCCGGAAACGCCCTGGCGCTTCCTGGGCCGCCGCGAAGTTCCCCTCTCGGCCAAAGGCCGGGCCCAGGCCCGGTTCTGGCGCGAGGCCCTGGCGGACGTTCCCTTCCAGGCGGCCTGGTGCTCGGACCTGGGCCGCTGCCGCGAAACCGCGTCGATCATCCTCGCGGGCCGAAAAGTCACTATCGAGCCCCTGCCGGGCCTGGGTGAGATCGACCTGGGCCAGTGGGACGGCCTGAGCCGCGAGGAGGTGCGGCAGCGCTTCCCGGGCCAGTACGAAGCCCGGGGCCGCGACCTGGCCGCTTTCCGGCCGCCCGGAGGCGAGAGCTTCCAGAACCTCCAGGACAGGGCCTGGGCCGCGCTGGTTCCGCGGCTGGAACGGGCCGAGGGCCACGCGCTCGTGGTCGCCCACGCCGGAACCAACCGGGCGCTGCTCTGCCGGATTCTCGACATGCCCCTAGGACACGTTTTCCGCCTGGGCCAGGATTCCGGCTGCCGCAACGTGCTCGATTGGCGATCGGACGGCCCGCGCCTCCTGCTCCTCAACCAGCAGCCCACGCCCGTTCCGGCCTGA